A stretch of the Streptomyces ortus genome encodes the following:
- a CDS encoding ATP-binding protein, with the protein MATVELRFSALPEHVRTARLVAAAVARRAGVDEAVLDEVRLAVGEACSRAVGLHQSAGISAPVRVSLIEEEKLFSIEVGDEAPHTVPGDTSPGARGGADGADVETEEDEMGLAVISGLVDDVEVTAGENGGLIRMSWPTTPPATLVP; encoded by the coding sequence ATGGCCACCGTTGAACTCCGCTTCAGCGCGCTGCCCGAGCACGTCAGGACCGCCCGACTGGTGGCGGCAGCGGTGGCGCGCAGGGCCGGAGTGGACGAGGCCGTCCTCGACGAGGTCAGGCTCGCCGTCGGCGAAGCCTGCTCCCGGGCCGTCGGCCTGCACCAGAGCGCCGGTATCTCGGCTCCGGTGCGGGTGTCGCTGATCGAGGAGGAGAAGCTGTTCTCCATCGAGGTCGGTGATGAGGCGCCGCACACGGTTCCCGGTGACACATCGCCGGGTGCGCGTGGCGGAGCCGATGGCGCGGACGTCGAGACCGAGGAGGACGAGATGGGCCTCGCGGTCATCAGCGGCCTCGTCGACGACGTGGAAGTGACCGCCGGTGAGAACGGCGGACTGATCAGGATGAGCTGGCCCACCACGCCGCCGGCCACGCTCGTTCCCTGA
- the bldG gene encoding anti-sigma factor antagonist BldG: MDLSLSTRTVGDRTVVEVGGEIDVYTAPKLREQLVELVNDGSFHLVVDMEGVDFLDSTGLGVLVGGLKRVRAHEGSLRLVCNQERILKIFRITGLTKVFPIHTSVEEAVAATD, from the coding sequence GTGGACCTGTCCCTGTCGACCCGTACCGTCGGCGATCGTACGGTCGTCGAGGTCGGTGGCGAAATCGATGTATATACCGCGCCCAAGTTGCGCGAACAGCTGGTCGAGCTGGTGAACGACGGCAGTTTCCATCTTGTCGTCGACATGGAGGGTGTGGACTTCCTCGACTCGACCGGCCTCGGCGTCCTGGTGGGCGGCCTGAAGCGGGTGCGTGCCCATGAGGGTTCGCTCCGGCTGGTCTGCAACCAGGAGCGCATTCTGAAGATCTTCCGCATCACCGGTCTCACCAAGGTGTTCCCGATCCACACCTCGGTCGAAGAAGCGGTGGCGGCCACCGACTGA
- a CDS encoding sodium-translocating pyrophosphatase produces the protein MAGLSTPHQFDQPTTLAAAVLTDDNRLIVVVIAVVALAALAVAGVLVRQVLAAGEGTESMKEIAVAIQEGANAYLGRQMRTLGVFAVVVFFLLMLLPADDWNQRAGRSVFFLIGAAFSATTGYIGMWLAVRSNVRVAAAAREATPVEGEPEKDLTAVSHKAMKIAFRTGGVVGMFTVGLGLLGASCVVLVYAADAPKVLEGFGLGAALIAMFMRVGGGIFTKAADVGADLVGKVEQGIPEDDPRNAATIADNVGDNVGDCAGMAADLFESYAVTLVAALILGKAAFGDSGLAFPLIVPAIGVLTAMIGIFAVAPRRADRSGMSAINRGFFISAVISLALVAVAVFVYLPSSYADLDGVTDEAILGKSGDPRILALLAVAIGIVLAALIQQLTGYFTETTRRPVKDIGKTSLTGPATVVLAGISLGLESAVYTALLIGLGVYGAFLLGGTSIMLALFAVALAGTGLLTTVGVIVAMDTFGPVSDNAQGIAEMSGDVEGAGAQVLTDLDAVGNTTKAITKGIAIATAVLAASALFGSYRDAILTAANDVGQKVSGPGAPMNLMMDISQPNNLVGLIAGAAVVFLFSGLAINAVSRSAGAVVYEVRRQFRERPGIMDYSEKPEYGRVVDICTKDALRELTTPGLLAVLTPIAIGFTLGVGALGAFLAGAIGTGTLMAVFLANSGGAWDNAKKLVEDGHHGGKGSEAHAATVIGDTIGDPFKDTAGPAINPLLKVMNLVALLIAPAVVKFSYGDDKSVGMRILIAVLSLAVIIGAVYVSKRRGIAVGDEDNSERVAKPADPAVVS, from the coding sequence ATGGCGGGGCTTTCTACCCCTCATCAGTTTGACCAGCCCACTACCCTCGCAGCCGCAGTACTGACGGACGACAACCGCCTCATCGTGGTGGTGATCGCGGTCGTCGCCCTTGCGGCGCTTGCCGTCGCCGGGGTCCTGGTCCGCCAGGTGCTCGCGGCGGGCGAGGGCACCGAAAGCATGAAGGAGATCGCGGTCGCGATCCAGGAGGGCGCGAATGCCTACCTGGGGCGGCAGATGCGTACCCTCGGGGTATTCGCCGTCGTGGTGTTCTTCCTGCTCATGCTGCTGCCCGCGGACGACTGGAATCAGCGTGCCGGCCGATCGGTCTTCTTCTTGATCGGCGCGGCGTTCTCGGCGACCACCGGATATATCGGCATGTGGCTCGCCGTACGCAGCAATGTCCGCGTGGCCGCCGCGGCACGGGAAGCGACCCCGGTGGAGGGTGAGCCGGAAAAGGATCTCACCGCCGTCTCGCACAAAGCAATGAAGATCGCTTTCCGCACGGGCGGCGTCGTCGGCATGTTCACGGTGGGGCTCGGTCTGCTGGGCGCCTCCTGTGTGGTGCTGGTGTACGCGGCCGACGCGCCGAAGGTCCTGGAGGGCTTCGGTCTCGGCGCCGCGCTGATCGCCATGTTCATGCGTGTCGGCGGCGGCATCTTCACCAAGGCGGCCGACGTCGGCGCCGACCTGGTCGGCAAGGTCGAGCAGGGCATCCCGGAGGACGATCCGCGCAACGCCGCGACCATCGCGGACAACGTGGGCGACAACGTCGGCGACTGCGCCGGTATGGCCGCGGACCTCTTCGAGTCGTACGCCGTCACGCTCGTCGCCGCACTGATCCTCGGCAAGGCGGCGTTCGGGGACTCCGGGCTCGCCTTCCCGCTGATCGTGCCCGCGATCGGCGTACTCACCGCGATGATCGGCATCTTCGCGGTCGCGCCGCGCCGTGCGGACCGCAGCGGGATGAGCGCCATCAACCGCGGCTTCTTCATCTCCGCGGTGATCTCGCTGGCGCTGGTGGCCGTGGCCGTCTTCGTCTATCTGCCGTCCTCGTACGCCGACCTGGACGGTGTCACCGACGAGGCCATCCTCGGCAAGTCCGGTGACCCGCGGATCCTCGCGCTCCTCGCGGTCGCCATCGGCATCGTGCTGGCCGCGCTGATCCAGCAGTTGACCGGCTACTTCACGGAGACGACCCGTCGCCCCGTGAAGGACATCGGCAAGACCTCGCTCACCGGCCCGGCCACCGTCGTCCTGGCCGGTATCTCGCTCGGTCTCGAATCGGCCGTCTACACCGCTCTGTTGATCGGCCTCGGCGTCTACGGGGCCTTCCTGCTCGGCGGTACGTCGATCATGCTGGCCCTGTTCGCGGTGGCCCTCGCCGGCACGGGTCTGCTCACCACGGTCGGCGTCATCGTCGCCATGGACACCTTCGGGCCGGTCTCCGACAACGCGCAGGGCATCGCCGAGATGTCGGGCGACGTCGAGGGCGCGGGCGCGCAGGTGCTCACCGACCTGGATGCCGTCGGCAACACCACCAAGGCCATCACCAAAGGCATCGCCATCGCCACCGCGGTACTGGCGGCGTCGGCGCTCTTCGGCTCGTACCGGGACGCCATCCTCACGGCCGCGAACGACGTGGGGCAGAAGGTGTCGGGCCCGGGCGCGCCGATGAACCTGATGATGGACATCTCGCAGCCCAACAACCTGGTCGGGCTCATCGCGGGCGCCGCGGTCGTCTTCCTCTTCTCGGGGCTGGCGATCAACGCGGTGTCGCGGTCGGCCGGGGCCGTGGTCTACGAGGTGCGGCGGCAGTTCCGTGAGCGCCCCGGGATCATGGACTACAGCGAGAAGCCCGAGTACGGGCGCGTCGTCGACATCTGTACGAAGGACGCGCTTCGCGAGCTGACCACACCTGGTCTGCTCGCCGTGCTGACGCCGATCGCGATCGGGTTCACGCTCGGGGTGGGCGCGCTCGGCGCCTTCCTCGCGGGCGCCATCGGCACCGGCACGCTGATGGCGGTCTTCCTCGCCAACTCCGGAGGCGCGTGGGACAACGCCAAGAAACTCGTCGAGGACGGCCACCACGGCGGCAAGGGCAGCGAGGCCCATGCCGCGACGGTGATCGGCGACACGATCGGCGACCCCTTCAAGGACACCGCCGGGCCCGCGATCAACCCCCTCCTGAAGGTGATGAACCTGGTGGCGCTGCTCATCGCGCCGGCAGTGGTCAAATTCAGCTACGGCGACGACAAGAGCGTGGGCATGCGGATCCTCATCGCGGTGCTCTCGCTGGCCGTCATCATCGGCGCGGTCTACGTGTCCAAGCGGCGCGGTATCGCCGTGGGCGACGAGGACAACTCCGAGCGGGTCGCCAAGCCGGCCGATCCGGCGGTGGTTTCGTAG
- a CDS encoding DEAD/DEAH box helicase, which produces MAFNHLPAGVHDALGPLSVMPVTHSMPMANNLRPDRTSTDTASRPSPGEILGRLASGPSRASRITHTEHLPPREGRHAVWPDRIRAEVVAAVQSAGIAHPWAHQALAAEHALDGESVIVSTGTASGKSLAYLVPVLSTLLDGSEAPNGRGATALYLAPTKALAADQRRSVKKLSHPLGHAVRSAVYDGDTPVEEREWVRQYANYVLTNPDMLHRGILPSHPRWASFLRALRYVVIDECHTYRGVFGSHVAQVLRRLRRLCARYGSSPVFLMASATAAEPSVAASRLTGLPVVEVADDASPRGELVFALWEPPLTDLHGEKGAPVRRSATAETADLLTDLTVQGVRSVAFVRSRRGAELISVIAQERLSEVDRSLARRVAAYRGGYLPEERRALEHALHSGELLGLAATTALELGIDVSGLDAVVIAGYPGTRASLWQQAGRAGRSGQGALAVLVARDDPLDTFLVHHPEALFDQPVESTVLDPDNPYVLAPHLCAAASELPLTEEDFDLFGPATAELMPQLEAAKLLRRRTKAWHWTRRERAADLTDIRGGGGNPVQIVETGSGRLLGTVDAGAAHTSVHAGAVHLHQGRTYLVDELHLDDSVALVTEANPPYSTVARDTTAISVLETDVEIPWGEGRLCYGSVEVTNQVVSFLRRRLMTGEVLGETKLDLPPRTLRTRAVWWTVTEDQLDAARVNPEILGGALHAAEHASIGMLPLFATCDRWDIGGVSIPLHPDTLLPTVFVYDGHPGGAGFAERAFHTAREWLTATRQAIASCECDAGCPSCIQSPKCGNGNEPLHKRGAVRLLTVLLQGAPTAPDARPEEPQGEQQGKRSSEQPG; this is translated from the coding sequence ATGGCATTCAATCACTTACCGGCAGGCGTGCACGACGCCTTGGGCCCATTGTCCGTCATGCCAGTGACACACTCGATGCCGATGGCCAACAATCTCCGACCCGATCGCACCTCGACGGACACCGCGTCCCGCCCCTCGCCGGGCGAGATCCTGGGCCGGCTGGCCTCTGGGCCGAGCCGGGCTTCGCGCATCACTCATACGGAGCACTTGCCCCCACGTGAGGGTCGCCATGCCGTGTGGCCCGACCGGATCCGCGCGGAGGTCGTCGCGGCAGTGCAGTCCGCCGGTATCGCACACCCCTGGGCCCACCAGGCACTCGCGGCCGAGCACGCCCTGGACGGCGAATCGGTGATCGTCTCCACGGGTACGGCCTCCGGCAAGTCCCTGGCGTATCTCGTCCCGGTGCTGTCGACACTCCTCGACGGTTCCGAGGCGCCGAACGGCCGAGGCGCGACCGCCCTCTACCTCGCGCCGACCAAGGCCCTCGCCGCGGACCAGCGCCGATCCGTGAAAAAACTCTCACATCCGCTGGGTCATGCCGTCCGTTCCGCGGTCTACGACGGGGACACCCCCGTCGAGGAACGCGAGTGGGTGCGCCAGTACGCCAACTACGTCCTCACCAACCCCGACATGCTGCACCGCGGGATACTCCCCTCCCACCCCCGGTGGGCCTCCTTCCTGCGCGCCCTGCGCTATGTCGTCATCGACGAGTGCCACACCTACCGGGGCGTCTTCGGGTCCCATGTGGCCCAGGTGCTCCGCCGACTGCGCCGCCTGTGCGCCCGCTACGGCTCCTCCCCCGTCTTCCTCATGGCCTCCGCCACCGCCGCCGAGCCCTCCGTAGCCGCCTCCCGCCTCACCGGCCTGCCCGTGGTCGAGGTCGCCGACGACGCCTCACCCCGCGGGGAACTGGTCTTCGCCCTCTGGGAACCACCCCTCACCGACCTGCACGGCGAGAAGGGCGCCCCGGTCCGCCGCTCCGCCACCGCCGAGACCGCGGACCTCCTCACCGACCTGACCGTGCAGGGTGTCCGCTCGGTCGCCTTCGTACGGTCCCGCCGCGGGGCCGAGCTGATCTCGGTGATCGCCCAGGAACGGCTTTCCGAGGTCGACCGCTCCCTGGCCCGCCGCGTGGCCGCCTACCGCGGCGGATACCTCCCCGAGGAACGCCGCGCCCTCGAACACGCCCTCCACTCCGGTGAACTCCTCGGCCTCGCCGCCACCACCGCTCTCGAACTGGGCATCGACGTCTCCGGACTGGACGCCGTCGTCATCGCCGGTTACCCCGGCACCCGTGCGTCCCTGTGGCAGCAGGCTGGGCGCGCGGGCCGGTCCGGACAGGGGGCGCTCGCGGTGCTGGTCGCCCGGGACGACCCGCTGGACACCTTCCTCGTCCATCACCCGGAAGCGCTGTTCGACCAACCGGTGGAGTCCACCGTCCTCGATCCGGACAACCCGTACGTCCTCGCGCCCCACCTGTGCGCCGCGGCATCCGAACTCCCCCTCACCGAGGAGGACTTCGACCTCTTCGGCCCGGCCACCGCCGAACTGATGCCGCAGTTGGAGGCCGCGAAGCTGCTCCGCCGCCGCACGAAGGCCTGGCACTGGACCCGCCGGGAACGGGCCGCCGACCTGACCGACATCCGCGGCGGAGGCGGCAACCCGGTGCAGATCGTGGAAACCGGCTCCGGCCGGCTGCTCGGCACGGTCGACGCCGGAGCCGCGCACACCAGCGTCCACGCGGGCGCCGTCCACCTCCACCAGGGCCGCACGTACCTGGTGGACGAGCTGCACCTGGACGACTCGGTCGCCCTGGTCACGGAGGCCAACCCGCCGTATTCGACGGTCGCCCGTGACACCACCGCCATCTCCGTCCTGGAGACGGACGTCGAGATCCCCTGGGGAGAGGGCCGGTTGTGCTACGGCTCCGTCGAGGTCACCAATCAGGTCGTCTCCTTCCTGCGTCGTCGTCTCATGACCGGTGAGGTGCTCGGCGAGACGAAACTCGACCTGCCTCCCCGCACACTCCGTACGCGCGCCGTGTGGTGGACGGTCACCGAGGACCAGCTCGACGCCGCCCGGGTGAACCCGGAGATCCTGGGCGGTGCCCTGCACGCCGCCGAGCACGCCTCGATCGGCATGCTGCCGCTCTTCGCCACCTGCGACCGCTGGGACATCGGCGGCGTCTCCATCCCCCTGCATCCGGACACCCTCCTGCCCACCGTCTTCGTGTACGACGGCCACCCCGGCGGCGCGGGCTTCGCGGAGCGCGCCTTCCACACCGCCCGCGAATGGCTCACCGCCACCCGCCAGGCCATCGCCTCCTGCGAGTGCGACGCCGGCTGTCCGTCCTGCATCCAGTCCCCCAAGTGCGGCAACGGCAACGAGCCGCTGCACAAACGGGGAGCCGTGCGGCTGCTGACAGTTCTCCTGCAGGGAGCACCGACGGCACCGGACGCACGACCCGAGGAGCCACAGGGGGAGCAACAGGGGAAGCGCTCCAGCGAGCAGCCGGGGTAA
- a CDS encoding small secreted protein, translated as MEGTNPVNKKLAAALSGGAVLVLALSGCSSSDDNSEKLNSWAKQVCDAVQPQAKKISAANTAIQKQTSDNSSPADVQKTDAQAFQDMSDAYKAIGGAVNKAGAPDVEGGEKKKTDAVKELNTISASYGDLKKQVDDLDTKDQAKFADGLKGIATQLDKLSQSGNDALAKLEEGDVGKAMAKQESCKSASPSAAKS; from the coding sequence ATGGAAGGGACCAACCCGGTGAACAAGAAGCTCGCGGCCGCGCTGTCCGGCGGTGCGGTACTGGTACTGGCGCTGTCCGGATGCAGCAGCAGTGACGACAACAGCGAAAAGCTGAACTCCTGGGCCAAGCAGGTCTGCGACGCGGTGCAGCCGCAGGCCAAGAAGATCTCGGCCGCCAACACCGCCATCCAGAAGCAGACCTCGGACAACAGCAGCCCGGCGGACGTCCAGAAGACCGACGCCCAGGCCTTCCAGGACATGTCCGACGCCTACAAGGCGATCGGCGGCGCCGTGAACAAGGCCGGGGCGCCGGACGTGGAGGGCGGCGAGAAGAAGAAGACGGACGCCGTCAAGGAGCTCAACACCATCTCCGCGTCGTACGGCGACCTCAAGAAGCAGGTCGACGACCTCGACACCAAGGACCAGGCGAAGTTCGCCGACGGTCTGAAGGGGATCGCGACCCAGCTGGACAAGCTGAGCCAGAGCGGCAACGACGCCCTCGCGAAGCTGGAGGAGGGCGACGTGGGCAAGGCGATGGCCAAGCAGGAGAGCTGCAAGAGCGCGTCCCCGTCGGCCGCGAAGAGCTGA
- the topA gene encoding type I DNA topoisomerase, producing MSPTSETAHGGRRLVIVESPAKAKTIKGYLGPGYVVEASVGHIRDLPNGAAEVPEKYTGEVRRLGVDVENDFAPIYVVNADKRAQVKKLKDLLKDSDELFLATDEDREGEAIAWHLLEVLKPKVPVHRMVFHEITKDAIRSAVANPRELNQRMVDAQETRRILDRLYGYEVSPVLWKKVMPRLSAGRVQSVATRLVVERERERIAFRSAEYWDLTGTFGTGRAGDRTDPSNLVARLTAVDGKRVAQGRDFDSLGQIKGANTLHLDEANARALAAALENTDFSVRSVESKPYRRSPYAPFRTTTLQQEASRKLGFGAKSTMQVAQKLYENGFITYMRTDSTTLSDTAISAARAQVTQLYGASYLPDKPRTYAGKVKNAQEAHEAIRPSGDRFRTPAETGLTGDQFRLYELIWKRTVASQMKDAVGNSVTVKIAGRASDGRDAEFSASGKTITFHGFLKAYVEGADDPNAELDDRERRLPQVEEGDPLSAEEISVDGHATKPPARYTEASLVKELEEREIGRPSTYASIIGTILDRGYVFKKGTALVPSFLSFAVVNLLEKHFGRLVDYDFTAKMEDDLDRISRGEAQSVPWLRRFYFGEGDATGAAEAGNGDGDHLGGLKELVTDLGAIDAREVSSYRVDGSDIMLRVGRYGPYVERGEKDSENHQRADVPEDLAPDELNVELAEELLAKPSGDFELGSDPESGHQIIARDGRYGPYVTEVLPEGTPKTGKNAVKPRTASLFKSMSLDTVTLADALKLMSLPRVVGKDAEGVEITAQNGRYGPYLKKGTDSRSLTSEDQLFTITLEEALAIYAQPKQRGRAAAKPPLKELGADPVSGQPVVVKDGRFGAYVTDGETNATLRSGDSVEELTPERGFELLAEKRAKGPAKKTAKKTAKKAPAKKAPAKKTATKKTAATKTAAKKTTTATKTAAKKTTAKKATAAKATAED from the coding sequence TTGTCCCCGACCAGCGAGACCGCACACGGCGGCCGCCGACTCGTCATCGTCGAGTCGCCTGCCAAGGCGAAGACGATCAAGGGCTATCTCGGCCCCGGATACGTCGTCGAAGCGAGTGTCGGGCACATCCGCGACCTCCCCAACGGCGCCGCGGAGGTGCCCGAGAAGTACACCGGCGAGGTGCGTCGGCTCGGCGTGGACGTCGAGAACGACTTCGCGCCGATCTACGTGGTCAACGCTGACAAGAGGGCGCAGGTAAAGAAGCTCAAGGACCTGCTGAAGGATTCCGACGAGCTCTTCCTCGCGACCGATGAGGACCGCGAGGGCGAGGCCATCGCGTGGCACCTCCTCGAGGTCCTGAAGCCCAAGGTCCCCGTCCACCGGATGGTCTTCCACGAGATCACCAAGGACGCGATCCGCAGCGCCGTCGCCAACCCGCGCGAGCTCAACCAGCGCATGGTCGACGCCCAGGAGACCCGCCGTATCCTCGACCGCCTCTACGGCTACGAGGTCTCGCCGGTCCTGTGGAAGAAGGTCATGCCGCGGCTGTCGGCCGGCCGCGTCCAGTCGGTCGCGACCCGCCTCGTCGTCGAGCGGGAGCGCGAGCGCATCGCCTTCCGCTCCGCCGAGTACTGGGACCTGACCGGCACCTTCGGCACCGGCCGCGCCGGCGACCGCACCGACCCGTCGAACCTGGTCGCCCGGCTGACCGCCGTCGACGGCAAGCGTGTCGCCCAGGGCCGCGACTTCGACTCGCTCGGGCAGATCAAGGGCGCGAACACCCTTCACCTGGACGAGGCCAACGCCCGCGCGCTGGCCGCCGCCCTGGAGAACACGGACTTCTCCGTACGGTCCGTCGAGTCGAAGCCGTACCGACGCTCGCCGTACGCACCGTTCCGTACGACCACGCTCCAGCAGGAGGCGAGCCGCAAGCTCGGCTTCGGCGCGAAGTCCACGATGCAGGTGGCGCAGAAGCTGTACGAGAACGGCTTCATCACCTACATGCGTACGGACTCCACGACCCTCTCGGACACCGCGATCAGCGCGGCCCGCGCTCAGGTCACGCAGCTCTACGGCGCGAGCTACCTGCCGGACAAGCCGCGTACGTACGCCGGGAAGGTGAAGAACGCGCAGGAGGCGCACGAGGCGATCCGCCCCTCGGGCGACCGCTTCCGCACCCCCGCCGAGACGGGGCTGACCGGCGACCAGTTCCGGCTGTACGAGCTGATCTGGAAGCGGACCGTCGCCTCGCAGATGAAGGACGCGGTCGGCAACTCCGTCACCGTCAAGATCGCGGGCAGGGCCTCCGACGGCCGGGACGCCGAGTTCAGCGCGTCCGGCAAGACGATCACCTTCCACGGCTTCCTGAAGGCGTACGTCGAGGGCGCGGACGATCCGAACGCCGAGCTGGACGACCGTGAGCGCCGCCTCCCGCAGGTCGAGGAGGGCGACCCGCTGTCCGCCGAGGAGATCTCGGTCGACGGCCACGCGACCAAGCCCCCGGCCCGCTACACCGAGGCCAGCCTGGTCAAGGAGCTCGAAGAGCGGGAGATCGGCCGCCCGTCGACGTACGCGTCGATCATCGGCACGATCCTCGACCGCGGCTACGTGTTCAAGAAGGGGACGGCCCTCGTGCCCTCCTTCCTGTCCTTCGCCGTGGTCAACCTCCTGGAGAAGCACTTCGGGCGGCTCGTCGACTACGACTTCACGGCCAAGATGGAGGACGACCTCGACCGCATCTCGCGGGGCGAGGCCCAGTCCGTCCCGTGGCTCAGGCGCTTCTACTTCGGCGAGGGCGACGCGACCGGCGCCGCGGAGGCGGGCAACGGCGACGGGGACCACCTCGGCGGCCTCAAGGAGCTCGTCACCGACCTCGGCGCCATCGACGCCCGCGAGGTGTCGTCGTACCGGGTGGACGGCAGCGACATCATGCTGCGCGTCGGCCGCTACGGCCCGTACGTGGAGCGCGGTGAGAAGGACTCCGAGAACCACCAGCGCGCCGACGTGCCCGAGGACCTGGCGCCCGACGAGCTGAACGTCGAGCTCGCCGAGGAACTGCTCGCCAAGCCCAGCGGTGACTTCGAGCTGGGCTCCGACCCCGAGTCCGGTCACCAGATCATCGCCCGTGACGGCCGCTACGGCCCGTACGTCACCGAGGTGCTGCCCGAGGGCACCCCGAAGACCGGCAAGAACGCCGTGAAGCCGCGTACGGCCTCGCTCTTCAAGTCGATGTCCCTGGACACGGTGACCCTCGCGGACGCGCTCAAGCTGATGTCGCTGCCGCGCGTCGTCGGCAAGGACGCCGAGGGCGTGGAGATCACCGCGCAGAACGGCCGCTACGGCCCGTACCTGAAGAAGGGCACCGACTCCCGCTCCCTCACGAGCGAGGACCAGCTCTTCACGATCACTCTCGAGGAGGCTCTCGCGATCTACGCGCAGCCCAAGCAGCGTGGCCGCGCCGCCGCCAAGCCGCCGCTGAAGGAACTGGGCGCCGACCCGGTCAGCGGTCAGCCCGTCGTCGTCAAGGACGGCCGCTTCGGCGCGTACGTCACCGACGGCGAGACCAACGCGACCCTGCGGTCCGGCGACAGCGTCGAGGAGCTCACCCCGGAGCGCGGCTTCGAACTGCTCGCGGAGAAGCGGGCGAAGGGGCCGGCGAAGAAGACCGCCAAGAAGACGGCGAAGAAGGCACCCGCCAAGAAGGCGCCGGCGAAGAAAACGGCGACAAAGAAGACGGCTGCCACGAAGACGGCGGCAAAGAAGACCACCACCGCCACGAAGACGGCAGCCAAGAAGACCACCGCGAAGAAGGCCACGGCCGCCAAGGCGACGGCCGAGGACTGA
- a CDS encoding DUF7059 domain-containing protein: protein MSNTSLAPLPSSDRIDVTARLRDALLGASFSADGLLDLLGAPAYAALARSETVPALRATRGDSPLEALVRLFLLQQPVPHARVADVLPLEDCLEGGWLTRVGGDEVAAVVDVRPYGGPGGEDWFIVSDLGCAVGGAGGIGSHDEGVVLGVGGASTTLAGITVRAPFGSALDLGTGSGIQALHAAQHATRVSATDLNPRALHITALTLALSGAPAADLREGSLFEPVGDETFDLIVSNPPFVISPGARLTYRDGGMGGDELCRTLVSQAGDRLNQGGYAQFLANWQHVEGEDWHDRLRSWVPRGCDAWIVQREVQDITQYAELWLRDAGDHHADPVEYQARYDAWLDEFEARKVKAVGFGWITLRRTDAALPSVVLEEWPHSVEQPLGDTVRAHFERVDYLREHDDAALLAAHFRLVDEIVQEQVGLPGAEDPEHVVLRQHRGMRRATKVDTVGAGFAGVCDGTLSAGRILDAIAQLVGEDPVLLRDRTPAQIRLLVEQGFIEPAAR from the coding sequence GTGAGTAACACCAGCCTGGCACCGCTGCCCTCGTCCGACCGCATCGACGTCACCGCGCGGCTGCGGGACGCCCTCCTGGGCGCCTCCTTCAGCGCCGATGGGCTGCTCGACCTGCTCGGCGCCCCCGCGTACGCGGCGCTGGCCCGCAGCGAGACCGTACCCGCGCTCCGGGCCACCCGCGGCGACTCCCCGCTGGAAGCCCTCGTACGGCTGTTCCTGCTGCAGCAGCCCGTGCCGCACGCGCGCGTGGCGGACGTTCTGCCGCTGGAGGACTGCCTGGAGGGCGGCTGGCTGACCCGCGTCGGCGGGGACGAGGTCGCGGCGGTCGTCGACGTACGGCCGTACGGCGGACCCGGCGGCGAGGACTGGTTCATCGTGTCCGACCTGGGCTGCGCGGTCGGCGGGGCCGGCGGCATCGGCAGCCATGACGAAGGTGTCGTACTCGGCGTGGGCGGCGCGTCCACCACGCTCGCGGGCATCACCGTGCGCGCCCCCTTCGGCTCCGCGCTCGACCTCGGCACCGGCTCCGGGATCCAGGCGTTGCACGCAGCCCAGCACGCCACGCGGGTGAGCGCCACCGACCTCAACCCCCGCGCGCTGCACATCACCGCGCTCACGCTCGCGCTGTCCGGGGCCCCGGCGGCCGACCTGCGCGAGGGCTCCCTCTTCGAACCGGTGGGCGACGAGACGTTCGACCTCATCGTCTCCAACCCGCCCTTCGTGATCTCGCCCGGCGCCCGGCTCACCTACCGCGACGGCGGGATGGGCGGGGACGAACTGTGCCGCACGCTCGTGTCCCAGGCGGGCGACCGGCTGAACCAGGGGGGATACGCCCAGTTCCTGGCCAACTGGCAGCACGTGGAGGGCGAGGACTGGCACGACCGGCTGCGCTCCTGGGTGCCGCGCGGCTGCGACGCGTGGATCGTGCAGCGCGAGGTCCAGGACATCACGCAGTACGCCGAACTGTGGCTGCGCGACGCGGGCGACCACCACGCCGATCCCGTGGAGTACCAGGCGCGGTACGACGCCTGGCTGGACGAGTTCGAGGCACGCAAGGTGAAGGCCGTCGGCTTCGGCTGGATCACACTGCGCAGGACGGACGCGGCACTGCCCTCCGTCGTCCTGGAGGAGTGGCCGCACTCCGTCGAGCAGCCGCTCGGCGACACCGTGCGCGCGCATTTCGAGCGTGTCGACTATCTGCGTGAGCACGACGACGCGGCCCTGCTGGCGGCGCACTTCCGGCTGGTCGACGAGATCGTGCAGGAGCAGGTCGGCCTGCCCGGTGCCGAGGACCCGGAGCACGTCGTGCTGCGCCAGCACCGCGGGATGCGGCGGGCCACGAAGGTGGACACGGTCGGCGCCGGTTTCGCGGGTGTCTGCGACGGCACGCTGAGCGCGGGACGCATCCTGGACGCCATTGCCCAACTGGTCGGAGAGGATCCGGTGTTGCTCCGCGACCGGACACCGGCCCAGATCCGCCTGCTGGTCGAGCAGGGATTCATCGAGCCCGCGGCCCGGTGA